One segment of Pyxidicoccus trucidator DNA contains the following:
- a CDS encoding aromatic alcohol reductase, producing MDTEATHVLLVGGTGRFGRRLAAALLSRPGIHLHVLVRPGRRRESLVGLADQGVTLVEGSLEDVRSLDSAVEGVDAVVSAVRGGPEVLLDGQLRLLEAARRHGVMRFIPSNYSPDFFQLADGEDSLLDLHRRVAEAVERSGVRYTFILCGGFMEVALSPVAHVFDFERGQVAYWGTGDEPFDVTAMGDVARWVAELVVDRRAENRRLELVGDVVSVNEVARLYETLTGRQLQRFHRGSVEELRRYLARAEGASRASRDSVVQPHFLMQLTGKGRLLQPANAEFPRIHPMKVRDYLEATLRPMLAAPQESAHPAHP from the coding sequence ACGGGCAGGTTCGGCCGGAGGCTCGCCGCGGCGCTGCTCTCCAGGCCGGGCATCCACCTTCATGTGCTGGTGCGCCCGGGCCGGCGGCGCGAGTCGCTGGTCGGGCTCGCGGACCAGGGGGTGACGCTCGTCGAGGGCTCGCTGGAGGATGTCCGCTCGCTCGACTCGGCGGTGGAGGGCGTGGACGCCGTCGTCTCCGCGGTGCGCGGAGGCCCGGAAGTGCTGCTGGACGGGCAGCTGCGGCTGCTGGAGGCGGCCCGGCGGCACGGAGTCATGCGCTTCATCCCCTCGAACTACTCGCCGGACTTCTTCCAGCTCGCGGACGGCGAGGACTCGCTGCTGGACCTGCACCGCCGCGTGGCGGAGGCCGTGGAGCGGAGCGGGGTGCGGTACACGTTCATCCTGTGTGGCGGCTTCATGGAAGTCGCGCTGTCGCCGGTGGCGCACGTGTTCGATTTCGAGCGCGGCCAGGTGGCGTACTGGGGCACGGGCGACGAGCCCTTCGACGTCACCGCCATGGGCGACGTGGCCCGCTGGGTGGCGGAGCTGGTGGTGGACCGCCGCGCGGAGAACCGGAGGCTGGAGCTGGTGGGTGACGTGGTGTCGGTGAACGAAGTCGCACGCCTCTACGAGACGCTCACGGGCCGTCAGCTCCAGCGCTTCCACCGGGGCTCCGTCGAGGAGCTGCGCCGCTACCTCGCGCGGGCCGAGGGCGCCTCGCGCGCGTCACGCGACAGCGTCGTGCAGCCCCACTTCCTCATGCAGCTGACGGGGAAGGGGAGGCTGCTGCAGCCGGCCAACGCGGAGTTCCCCCGCATCCACCCCATGAAGGTGCGCGACTACCTCGAGGCGACGCTGCGGCCAATGCTGGCGGCGCCTCAGGAGTCCGCGCACCCCGCGCACCCGTGA